In Drosophila santomea strain STO CAGO 1482 chromosome 2L, Prin_Dsan_1.1, whole genome shotgun sequence, a single window of DNA contains:
- the LOC120443737 gene encoding probable serine/threonine-protein kinase tsuA isoform X28 translates to MDLSLERDSSALGSLFQQIINDMKNTSPLWEDFVAKAGKLHTCLRAAIQAIAAYLDAFQKIADAATNSRGASKEIGTALTRVCLRHKAVETRLKTFTSAIMDCLVQPLQERIEDWKRTVATIDKDHAKEYKRCRTELKKRSSDTLRLQKKARKGQTDGLQSLMDSHMQDVTLRRAELEEVEKKSLRSAMVEERLRYCSFVHMLQPVVHEECEVMSELGHLQEAMQSIALVTKEPSVLPQASEELIHDAKASINLYPESPGGGSGSQGGGCSNSLGSRKSSVCSISSMNSSGSSNSPGHHHYPRSLSQFVTPAIRLKPGESSDSGFCSSPALTTQTSNATNQTANVSTWPPHSQDGVDTLPPTADRPHTISTAYEKGHQRPPLTVYTFQNPETIHESGSCLNNGTAAPNGQPLSGQATPATQKSPAASLSRPPLPVKPAHVRCSSLERPLSAQSNHRQGSGSNLLQRQCPSPIPAHITKELSAAHHAQQQQQQQQNQNQQPQTPPTYVNMSELATMAALKQTNQQQKTSTPPLQQQSSIDSTCSQHSNDSTGSHQLLQQQQQHQSQQNHHSATATRSHSISSTASSLHSHPSIDSTVACGSLVGQHNHSTSTNTNTNTTSPSSGSSTPQNHYSPLLTNSPTSTAAGTPSGSSLGPGSGLGFVYQVSSPTPPSSEVLKITEQGAAGQDQGTGSANSVADEMDERSRASVLQKASMFEKAAAAAAVAVSPPASIQVASSAPASGGGTRRSEAEQQEMDKSFEDSIQALNNLIGELDSFQREIDEGKVKPPSSTNNISSSNNNMTTSSNSSSDNNNLPATSNIEPCAISNQTNSSGCGTDISDTTSDELAGDDMDVRQRDRDRDLLGASDSELSRCYVSETSSLTGGLTAGGYENPTFAHFAANANRDDAVSLASDSVCLGQPRHAYVDTCSDSGSAVVVIYDHQIPNTPDIEFVKQNSEIVVLRTKDPQPHALQLHEMRELQQLPTNLAASPDSSPDSAAGQAPPTATVAPAKQRLSSFRATSEQQLQLLGRGSPQRGKTPSEQAVQSRPQDQHYPQTHQQDIDGSSPPVELARRQLPPKPTSLSVFNGPLPTAGDRPVVPRKSDFKADLDAKIRRQKQKVKQQLQQQQQQQETQQQQQQQQQAPQEQQHSPQSPQTRNCNVTNQQAANITAFASATATASTDPYPHQNHRMPNQNQTATSNHKQCKTSTMAMSPSSPRGHPPLSPSSLSSLPLPATNSSPSNARSSMLSASERPPPAHPYVCSNAPANPHHANSITNANVNANAQLKPCITPRPASLSGSF, encoded by the exons AATACTTCGCCCCTGTGGGAGGACTTTGTGGCTAAGGCCGGAAAACTACACACTTGCTTAAG GGCCGCCATCCAGGCAATCGCCGCCTATTTGGACGCCTTCCAAAAGATAGCCGATGCGGCGACCAACTCAAGAG GCGCCTCAAAGGAGATCGGCACCGCCCTGACCCGCGTCTGCCTCCGACACAAGGCGGTGGAGACACGTCTGAAGACCTTCACCAGCGCCATTATGGATTGCCTGGTGCAGCCGCTGCAGGAGAGGATCGAGGACTGGAAGCGCACGGTGGCCACCATCGACAAAGACCATGCCAAAGAGTACAAGCGCTGTCGCACTGAACTGAAGAAGCGCTCCAGCGACACGCTGCGCCTGCAGAAGAAGGCGCGCAAGGGTCAGACGGACGGATTGCAGTCCCTGATGGACTCGCACATGCAAGATGTCACACTGCGCCGCGCAGAACTCGAGGAAGTCGAGAAGAAGTCCTTGAGGTCGGCCATGGTGGAGGAGCGTCTTCGCTACTGCAGCTTTGTCCACATGCTTCAGCCAGTGGTGCACGAGGAGTGCGAGGTCATGTCAGAGTTGGGTCACCTACAG GAAGCCATGCAGTCAATTGCGCTAGTGACCAAGGAACCCAGTGTCCTGCCCCAGGCCTCCGAGGAGCTAATTCACGACGCTAAGGCCAGCATTAATCTGTACCCGGAGTCTCCAGGTGGCGGTTCCGGCTCGCAGGGCGGCGGCTGCTCCAACTCGCTGGGTTCCCGAAAGAGCTCCGTCTGTTCCATTAGCAGCATGAACAGCAGCGGCTCGAGCAACTCTCCCGGTCACCATCACTATCCGCGCTCCTTGTCGCAG TTTGTAACGCCCGCAATTCGCTTGAAACCTGGTGAATCCAGTGATAGTGGCTTTTGCTCATCGCCAGCTCTAACAACACag ACCTCGAACGCAACGAATCAAACGGCAAATGTCTCAACCTGGCCCCCACATTCCCAGGATGGCGTCGACACACTGCCACCGACCGCGGACCGTCCGCACACCATTTCGACGGCATACGAGAAGGGTCACCAGCGTCCTCCACTGACCGTCTACACGTTCCAAAACCCGGAGACCATTCACGAGTCGGGCAGCTGTTTGAACAACGGAACCGCAGCCCCGAATGGACAGCCCTTGTCCGGACAAGCCACTCCGGCCACCCAGAAATCCCCGGCTGCCTCACTTAGTCGGCCCCCCTTGCCAGTT AAGCCAGCCCATGTG CGCTGTTCATCGCTGGAGCGACCCCTTTCGGCCCAGAGTAACCACCGCCAGGGAAGTGGGAGCAATCTGCTGCAGCGCCAGTGCCCCTCGCCGATTCCGGCTCATATCACGAAAG AGCTGTCCGCAGCGCATCatgcacagcagcagcagcagcaacagcagaatcagaatcagcaGCCTCAGACGCCACCCACCTATGTGAACATGTCTGAGCTGGCCACCATGGCAGCTTTGAAGCAAACCAACCAGCAGCAAAAGACCTCTACGCCGCctctgcagcagcagagctCCATTGACTCGACCTGCTCCCAGCATTCCAACGACTCCACCGGCTCGCatcagctcctccagcagcagcagcaacatcaatcGCAGCAGAATCACCACTCAGCCACTGCCACACGCTCCCATTCCATATCCTCGACGGCCTCGTCACTGCACTCGCATCCGTCGATCGACTCCACCGTCGCTTGCGGCTCGCTGGTGGGCCAACACAACcacagcaccagcaccaacacgAACACCAACACCACCTCGCCGTCCAGTGGCAGCTCCACGCCACAGAACCATTACTCGCCCCTGCTAACCAACTCACCCACGTCCACTGCCGCAGGTACTCCCAGTGGCAGCAGCTTGGGTCCTGGGTCCGGTTTGGGATTTGTCTACCAGGTCAGCTCCCCGACACCTCCCTCCAGCGAGGTGCTAAAGATCACCGAGCAAGGCGCAGCAGGACAGGATCAGGGTACAGGATCAGCCAACAGCGTAGCAGATGAGATGGATGAGCGATCAAGGGCCTCTGTCCTACAGAAGGCGTCAATGTTCGAAAAGGCGGCAGCTGCGGCTGCGGTTGCGGTCTCGCCTCCAGCGTCCATTCAGGTTGCATCCAGTGCCCCAGCTTCTGGAGGCGGAACTCGACGATCCGAGGCGGAGCAGCAGGAAATGG ACAAATCTTTCGAAGATTCAATACAAGCactaaataatttaattggcGAACTAGACTCCTTTCAACGCGAGATAGATGAGGGCAAGGTCAAGCCGCCATCGAGCACCAACAACataagcagcagcaacaacaatatgaccaccagcagcaacagcagcagcgacaacaacaacctGCCCGCCACCAGCAACATCGAGCCCTGCGCCATCAGCAATCAGACGAACTCGAGCGGCTGTGGAACAGACATATCGGACACCACGTCCGACGAACTGGCCGGCGACGATATGGACGTCAGGCAGCGGGATCGAGATCGGGATCTGCTCGGCGCCAGCGATTCGGAGCTGAGTCGCTGCTATGTGAGCGAGACGAGTTCGCTGACCGGTGGTCTAACGGCCGGCGGCTACGAGAATCCCACTTTCGCGCACTTTGCGGCCAATGCGAATAGAGATGACGCTGTTTCCCTGGCCTCCGACAGCGTTTGTCTCGGCCAGCCGCGCCATGCCTACGTGGATACTTGCAGCGACAGCGGCAGTGCCGTGGTGGTGATCTACGACCACCAGATTCCCAACACGCCCGACATTGAGTTCGTGAAGCAGAACTCCGAGATTGTGGTGCTGCGGACCAAGGATCCGCAGCCCCACGCGCTCCAGCTGCACGAGATGCGCGAGCTGCAGCAGTTGCCCACGAATTTAGCCGCTTCACCGGACTCCTCGCCGGACTCGGCCGCTGGCCAGGCGCCACCAACAGCAACTGTGGCGCCCGCCAAGCAGCGACTCTCCTCGTTTCGCGCCACCAGtgagcagcagttgcaactcCTCGGACGCGGCAGTCCGCAAAGAGGTAAAACACCCAGTGAGCAGGCGGTACAGAGCAGACCACAGGACCAGCATTATCCACAGACACATCAGCAGGATATTGATGGCAGTAGTCCACCAGTAGAACTTGCAAGGCGCCAGCTGCCCCCCAAGCCCACAAGCTTGAGCGTTTTTAACGGCCCCCTCCCCACTGCGGGCGATAGGCCTGTTGTGCCCCGAAAGTCGGATTTTAAGGCCGATCTAGATGCTAAAATACGCAGGCAAAAGCAGAAAGTTAaacagcagttgcagcagcaacagcagcagcaagaaacgcagcagcagcagcagcagcagcagcaagcacCACAAGAACAGCAACACTCACCACAGTCGCCCCAAACCAGAAACTGTAATGTCACTAATCAACAAGCCGCCAATATTACTGCATTTGCATCTGCAACCGCAACAGCATCCACAGACCCGTACCCGCATCAAAATCATAGAATGCCAAACCAAAATCAGACAGCCACATCCAATCACAAGCAGTGCAAGACGTCCACAATGGCGATGTCACCGTCATCACCTCGCGGCCATCCGCCATTATCACCGTCATCGCTATCGTCATTACCATTACCAGCCACCAATTCATCACCATCAAATGCTCGGTCATCGATGTTGTCCGCCAGTGAACGACCACCACCCGCTCATCCATATGTGTGCTCCAATGCCCCAGCCAATCCCCATCATGCCAATAGCATTACCAATGCCAATGTCAATGCCAATGCCCAGCTCAAGCCGTGCATTACGCCCCGGCCGGCTTCGTTGTCGGGTTCGTTTTga
- the LOC120443737 gene encoding probable serine/threonine-protein kinase tsuA isoform X31, with the protein MDLSLERDSSALGSLFQQIINDMKNTSPLWEDFVAKAGKLHTCLRAAIQAIAAYLDAFQKIADAATNSRGASKEIGTALTRVCLRHKAVETRLKTFTSAIMDCLVQPLQERIEDWKRTVATIDKDHAKEYKRCRTELKKRSSDTLRLQKKARKGQTDGLQSLMDSHMQDVTLRRAELEEVEKKSLRSAMVEERLRYCSFVHMLQPVVHEECEVMSELGHLQEAMQSIALVTKEPSVLPQASEELIHDAKASINLYPESPGGGSGSQGGGCSNSLGSRKSSVCSISSMNSSGSSNSPGHHHYPRSLSQFVTPAIRLKPGESSDSGFCSSPALTTQTSNATNQTANVSTWPPHSQDGVDTLPPTADRPHTISTAYEKGHQRPPLTVYTFQNPETIHESGSCLNNGTAAPNGQPLSGQATPATQKSPAASLSRPPLPVKPAHVRCSSLERPLSAQSNHRQGSGSNLLQRQCPSPIPAHITKELSAAHHAQQQQQQQQNQNQQPQTPPTYVNMSELATMAALKQTNQQQKTSTPPLQQQSSIDSTCSQHSNDSTGSHQLLQQQQQHQSQQNHHSATATRSHSISSTASSLHSHPSIDSTVACGSLVGQHNHSTSTNTNTNTTSPSSGSSTPQNHYSPLLTNSPTSTAAGTPSGSSLGPGSGLGFVYQVSSPTPPSSEVLKITEQGAAGQDQGTGSANSVADEMDERSRASVLQKASMFEKAAAAAAVAVSPPASIQVASSAPASGGGTRRSEAEQQEMDKSFEDSIQALNNLIGELDSFQREIDEGKVKPPSSTNNISSSNNNMTTSSNSSSDNNNLPATSNIEPCAISNQTNSSGCGTDISDTTSDELAGDDMDVRQRDRDRDLLGASDSELSRCYVSETSSLTGGLTAGGYENPTFAHFAANANRDDAVSLASDSVCLGQPRHAYVDTCSDSGSAVVVIYDHQIPNTPDIEFVKQNSEIVVLRTKDPQPHALQLHEMRELQQLPTNLAASPDSSPDSAAGQAPPTATVAPAKQRLSSFRATSEQQLQLLGRGSPQRGKTPSEQAVQSRPQDQHYPQTHQQDIDGSSPPVELARRQLPPKPTSLSVFNGPLPTAGDRPVVPRKSDFKADLDAKIRRQKQKVKQQLQQQQQQQETQQQQQQQQQAPQEQQHSPQSPQTRN; encoded by the exons AATACTTCGCCCCTGTGGGAGGACTTTGTGGCTAAGGCCGGAAAACTACACACTTGCTTAAG GGCCGCCATCCAGGCAATCGCCGCCTATTTGGACGCCTTCCAAAAGATAGCCGATGCGGCGACCAACTCAAGAG GCGCCTCAAAGGAGATCGGCACCGCCCTGACCCGCGTCTGCCTCCGACACAAGGCGGTGGAGACACGTCTGAAGACCTTCACCAGCGCCATTATGGATTGCCTGGTGCAGCCGCTGCAGGAGAGGATCGAGGACTGGAAGCGCACGGTGGCCACCATCGACAAAGACCATGCCAAAGAGTACAAGCGCTGTCGCACTGAACTGAAGAAGCGCTCCAGCGACACGCTGCGCCTGCAGAAGAAGGCGCGCAAGGGTCAGACGGACGGATTGCAGTCCCTGATGGACTCGCACATGCAAGATGTCACACTGCGCCGCGCAGAACTCGAGGAAGTCGAGAAGAAGTCCTTGAGGTCGGCCATGGTGGAGGAGCGTCTTCGCTACTGCAGCTTTGTCCACATGCTTCAGCCAGTGGTGCACGAGGAGTGCGAGGTCATGTCAGAGTTGGGTCACCTACAG GAAGCCATGCAGTCAATTGCGCTAGTGACCAAGGAACCCAGTGTCCTGCCCCAGGCCTCCGAGGAGCTAATTCACGACGCTAAGGCCAGCATTAATCTGTACCCGGAGTCTCCAGGTGGCGGTTCCGGCTCGCAGGGCGGCGGCTGCTCCAACTCGCTGGGTTCCCGAAAGAGCTCCGTCTGTTCCATTAGCAGCATGAACAGCAGCGGCTCGAGCAACTCTCCCGGTCACCATCACTATCCGCGCTCCTTGTCGCAG TTTGTAACGCCCGCAATTCGCTTGAAACCTGGTGAATCCAGTGATAGTGGCTTTTGCTCATCGCCAGCTCTAACAACACag ACCTCGAACGCAACGAATCAAACGGCAAATGTCTCAACCTGGCCCCCACATTCCCAGGATGGCGTCGACACACTGCCACCGACCGCGGACCGTCCGCACACCATTTCGACGGCATACGAGAAGGGTCACCAGCGTCCTCCACTGACCGTCTACACGTTCCAAAACCCGGAGACCATTCACGAGTCGGGCAGCTGTTTGAACAACGGAACCGCAGCCCCGAATGGACAGCCCTTGTCCGGACAAGCCACTCCGGCCACCCAGAAATCCCCGGCTGCCTCACTTAGTCGGCCCCCCTTGCCAGTT AAGCCAGCCCATGTG CGCTGTTCATCGCTGGAGCGACCCCTTTCGGCCCAGAGTAACCACCGCCAGGGAAGTGGGAGCAATCTGCTGCAGCGCCAGTGCCCCTCGCCGATTCCGGCTCATATCACGAAAG AGCTGTCCGCAGCGCATCatgcacagcagcagcagcagcaacagcagaatcagaatcagcaGCCTCAGACGCCACCCACCTATGTGAACATGTCTGAGCTGGCCACCATGGCAGCTTTGAAGCAAACCAACCAGCAGCAAAAGACCTCTACGCCGCctctgcagcagcagagctCCATTGACTCGACCTGCTCCCAGCATTCCAACGACTCCACCGGCTCGCatcagctcctccagcagcagcagcaacatcaatcGCAGCAGAATCACCACTCAGCCACTGCCACACGCTCCCATTCCATATCCTCGACGGCCTCGTCACTGCACTCGCATCCGTCGATCGACTCCACCGTCGCTTGCGGCTCGCTGGTGGGCCAACACAACcacagcaccagcaccaacacgAACACCAACACCACCTCGCCGTCCAGTGGCAGCTCCACGCCACAGAACCATTACTCGCCCCTGCTAACCAACTCACCCACGTCCACTGCCGCAGGTACTCCCAGTGGCAGCAGCTTGGGTCCTGGGTCCGGTTTGGGATTTGTCTACCAGGTCAGCTCCCCGACACCTCCCTCCAGCGAGGTGCTAAAGATCACCGAGCAAGGCGCAGCAGGACAGGATCAGGGTACAGGATCAGCCAACAGCGTAGCAGATGAGATGGATGAGCGATCAAGGGCCTCTGTCCTACAGAAGGCGTCAATGTTCGAAAAGGCGGCAGCTGCGGCTGCGGTTGCGGTCTCGCCTCCAGCGTCCATTCAGGTTGCATCCAGTGCCCCAGCTTCTGGAGGCGGAACTCGACGATCCGAGGCGGAGCAGCAGGAAATGG ACAAATCTTTCGAAGATTCAATACAAGCactaaataatttaattggcGAACTAGACTCCTTTCAACGCGAGATAGATGAGGGCAAGGTCAAGCCGCCATCGAGCACCAACAACataagcagcagcaacaacaatatgaccaccagcagcaacagcagcagcgacaacaacaacctGCCCGCCACCAGCAACATCGAGCCCTGCGCCATCAGCAATCAGACGAACTCGAGCGGCTGTGGAACAGACATATCGGACACCACGTCCGACGAACTGGCCGGCGACGATATGGACGTCAGGCAGCGGGATCGAGATCGGGATCTGCTCGGCGCCAGCGATTCGGAGCTGAGTCGCTGCTATGTGAGCGAGACGAGTTCGCTGACCGGTGGTCTAACGGCCGGCGGCTACGAGAATCCCACTTTCGCGCACTTTGCGGCCAATGCGAATAGAGATGACGCTGTTTCCCTGGCCTCCGACAGCGTTTGTCTCGGCCAGCCGCGCCATGCCTACGTGGATACTTGCAGCGACAGCGGCAGTGCCGTGGTGGTGATCTACGACCACCAGATTCCCAACACGCCCGACATTGAGTTCGTGAAGCAGAACTCCGAGATTGTGGTGCTGCGGACCAAGGATCCGCAGCCCCACGCGCTCCAGCTGCACGAGATGCGCGAGCTGCAGCAGTTGCCCACGAATTTAGCCGCTTCACCGGACTCCTCGCCGGACTCGGCCGCTGGCCAGGCGCCACCAACAGCAACTGTGGCGCCCGCCAAGCAGCGACTCTCCTCGTTTCGCGCCACCAGtgagcagcagttgcaactcCTCGGACGCGGCAGTCCGCAAAGAGGTAAAACACCCAGTGAGCAGGCGGTACAGAGCAGACCACAGGACCAGCATTATCCACAGACACATCAGCAGGATATTGATGGCAGTAGTCCACCAGTAGAACTTGCAAGGCGCCAGCTGCCCCCCAAGCCCACAAGCTTGAGCGTTTTTAACGGCCCCCTCCCCACTGCGGGCGATAGGCCTGTTGTGCCCCGAAAGTCGGATTTTAAGGCCGATCTAGATGCTAAAATACGCAGGCAAAAGCAGAAAGTTAaacagcagttgcagcagcaacagcagcagcaagaaacgcagcagcagcagcagcagcagcagcaagcacCACAAGAACAGCAACACTCACCACAGTCGCCCCAAACCAGAAACT GA